In one Deltaproteobacteria bacterium genomic region, the following are encoded:
- a CDS encoding RNA polymerase sigma factor produces the protein MVTRQSDESLMLAYQAGDVRAFEVLVRRHRGPVFNFILRVIGDREQAEDLVQETFFRLARNAESYREKSKLTTWLYTIARNLSIDALRRGRHRKTTSLDAPLGGDGAEGASLAEHLPGQEAGTDRAASSARLGPVLKEAIEALPEEQREVFVLREYAGVPFKEIAEITDTPVNTVKSRMRYALEGLRRWLEDRGITAEDLFLDPHDPTEATGAAS, from the coding sequence ATGGTGACGAGACAGAGCGACGAGAGCCTGATGCTGGCCTACCAGGCCGGCGACGTGAGGGCCTTCGAAGTGCTGGTCCGGCGCCATCGGGGTCCGGTCTTCAACTTCATCCTCCGGGTGATCGGAGACCGTGAACAAGCAGAGGATCTGGTGCAGGAGACCTTCTTCAGACTGGCGAGGAACGCCGAGAGTTACCGGGAGAAGAGCAAGCTGACGACCTGGCTCTACACCATCGCCCGGAACCTCTCGATCGACGCCCTGCGGCGGGGCCGCCACCGGAAGACCACCTCCCTCGACGCGCCCCTCGGGGGCGACGGCGCCGAGGGCGCCAGCCTCGCCGAGCATCTCCCCGGGCAGGAGGCCGGCACCGATCGGGCCGCCTCCTCCGCCCGCCTCGGGCCGGTCCTGAAGGAGGCCATCGAGGCCCTCCCGGAGGAGCAGCGCGAGGTCTTCGTCCTGCGCGAGTACGCCGGCGTCCCCTTCAAGGAGATCGCCGAGATCACCGACACCCCGGTCAACACGGTGAAGAGCCGGATGCGCTACGCCCTCGAGGGCCTGCGCCGCTGGCTGGAGGACCGGGGCATCACCGCCGAGGACCTCTTCCTCGACCCCCACGATCCCACCGAGGCCACGGGAGCTGCTTCCTAG
- a CDS encoding zf-HC2 domain-containing protein: MNDGCQSCQDRLLDLLYGELDAAGEAEVRSHLAGCEDCADALAELGATRSLMEQLPSEEPSRGMEAILQAAEREARLRAAAQEEAPGLLARLGGWLRLHPVGMTLALGATVLVLMLSVDLDEEQARLGEPALTETAAAPAPAAPAAAAPAPRTTTELPAAAAPDPAPVADTGALEDGLLAAD, translated from the coding sequence ATGAACGACGGGTGCCAGAGCTGCCAGGATCGACTCCTGGACCTCCTCTACGGTGAGCTGGACGCCGCCGGTGAGGCCGAGGTGCGCTCGCACCTCGCGGGGTGCGAGGACTGCGCCGATGCGCTGGCCGAGCTGGGCGCCACCCGCTCCCTGATGGAGCAGCTGCCCTCCGAGGAGCCCAGCCGGGGGATGGAGGCCATCCTCCAGGCCGCCGAGCGGGAGGCCCGCCTGCGGGCGGCCGCCCAGGAGGAGGCGCCGGGGCTCCTGGCCCGCCTGGGCGGCTGGCTGCGCCTGCACCCGGTGGGGATGACCCTCGCGCTGGGCGCCACCGTGCTGGTGTTGATGCTCTCGGTGGACCTCGACGAGGAGCAGGCTCGCCTCGGGGAGCCCGCCCTGACCGAGACCGCCGCCGCGCCGGCGCCCGCGGCGCCCGCCGCTGCGGCTCCCGCCCCGCGGACGACCACCGAGCTTCCTGCCGCGGCGGCGCCGGATCCGGCGCCGGTGGCCGACACCGGGGCCCTCGAGGACGGGCTCCTCGCCGCCGATC